GATGCTAATTTAATAACCTTTTCTAGGCCATACTCTTTTTTTACTGATTCAATTGTTTTTCCTGGTTGATATGGTTTTAGCGTTTTAATTTGATTTTTCACGTCCATATCGATCCCTCCTCATAATCCTCATTCTATTAATTTTTGAATAAAGAGTCTAAGTTGTTCTATTGCTCTTTCTTCATCGGTTTGAAATAATGGAGATAACTGTTCGATTTCACGAACGATGGCACTACCGATAATGACACCATCTGACAATTGCTGCATCTGCTTTACTTGTTCTCGATTCGATATTCCGAAACCAATCACTACAGGTACCGTTGCATATTGCTTAGCAGTAGAAACAAATGTTTGTAAATTTTCGTGAAAGTTTTCTCGTTCTCCTGTTACGCCTAAGGAAGAAATACAATATAAAAACCCATCAGCTTCTTTTGAAATCCGCTCCATCCGTTCCTTACTCGTCGGTGCTAATAATGAAATAAGCGATAAACCATTTCGTTGAAACATTTGTTTTAACGCTTTGCTTTCCTCATACGGTAAATCTGGAATAAGCGCTCCGTCTGCACCGGAGTGAAGCAATAACGAGATAAAGTATTCTTTCCCTAATTGTAGCACAGGATTGTAATAAGTAAAGATAATAATAGGAATTTCTACCCCACTTTGACGCATCTCTTCCACTAATTCTATTGCCTTTTTTAACGTCATTCCCGCTTCTAATGCTCGCATTCCTGCTCGCTGAATAACAGGACCATCTGCTAATGGATCAGAAAAAGGAACACCAAGTTCTAATGCTACTGCTCCACTTTGTTGTAATGTGAGTGCAATTTGCACGGTTGCTTCAGAACTTGGATCTCCTGCCATGATATATGGAATAAATAAATCGCGTGTTTTTTCCTTAAACATGTAATACTCCTCCTTTCACTGCATCCATGATTGTATAAACATCCTTATCTCCCCGCCCAGATAAGCAAACAACAATGTTTTTACCTGAACCCATTTGTTTTGCTAATCGGAATGCATATGCTAGGGCATGACTACTTTCAAGTGCAGGAATAATCCCTTCTGTTCGGGATAAATATTGACAAGCTTTTAAAGCTTCTTTATCGGTTACCGTTTCATAATGAACACGGTTTATTTCATGTAAATAAGCGTGTTCTGGTCCAACACCAGGATAATCTAAACCAGCAGAAATACTATACGGTTCAATTATTTGTCCATTTTCATCTTGGATTAATTTCGTCATCGCACCGTGAATAACTCCTTTTGTCCCTTTTGTTAACGTGGC
The genomic region above belongs to Massilibacterium senegalense and contains:
- the trpA gene encoding tryptophan synthase subunit alpha — translated: MFKEKTRDLFIPYIMAGDPSSEATVQIALTLQQSGAVALELGVPFSDPLADGPVIQRAGMRALEAGMTLKKAIELVEEMRQSGVEIPIIIFTYYNPVLQLGKEYFISLLLHSGADGALIPDLPYEESKALKQMFQRNGLSLISLLAPTSKERMERISKEADGFLYCISSLGVTGERENFHENLQTFVSTAKQYATVPVVIGFGISNREQVKQMQQLSDGVIIGSAIVREIEQLSPLFQTDEERAIEQLRLFIQKLIE